In a single window of the Falsibacillus pallidus genome:
- the ahrC gene encoding transcriptional regulator AhrC/ArgR, giving the protein MNKGQRHIKIREIIAQNDIETQDELVDELKSAGFNVTQATVSRDIKELHLVKVPLMDGRYKYSLPADQRFNPLQKLKRSLTDAFIRCDTAGHLLVMKTLPGNANAIGALLDNLDWDEILGTICGDDTCLIICRTENDTEIISKRLIDML; this is encoded by the coding sequence ATGAATAAAGGACAGCGGCATATTAAAATAAGAGAGATTATTGCACAGAACGATATTGAAACGCAGGATGAATTAGTCGATGAATTAAAGAGTGCCGGATTCAACGTAACGCAGGCAACCGTTTCAAGGGATATTAAAGAACTTCACTTGGTTAAGGTCCCTTTAATGGATGGCCGCTATAAGTACAGCCTTCCTGCAGACCAAAGATTCAATCCGCTCCAAAAGCTTAAACGATCATTGACCGATGCTTTTATCAGATGCGATACCGCAGGTCATTTGCTTGTTATGAAAACATTGCCGGGAAATGCCAACGCAATCGGTGCGTTGCTGGATAATTTGGATTGGGACGAGATCCTCGGAACCATTTGTGGTGATGACACATGTTTAATTATCTGCAGGACGGAAAATGATACAGAAATAATCTCCAAAAGGCTTATTGACATGCTTTGA
- the recN gene encoding DNA repair protein RecN, producing the protein MLQELSIKNFAIIDELTVSLEKGLTVLTGETGAGKSIIIDALYLLAGGRGSSEFVRHGEKKAELEGLFILEDQKHPCYVKTAELGIEIEEGMVVLQRDISSNGKSVCRVNGKLVTIGILREIGSSLVDIHGQHEHQELMDESSHIRLLDQFGEKEIARALKNYKEVFSRYDQTKKRITQLSENEQQMAHRLDLIQFQFNEIQKANLKIGEDLELSEEKKKLGNFERLAESMQSAYSALQGEQKSLDWVSLVMGHLETAAELDSELNGALEAVSNSFYALEDATMTIRNHLDMLEFNPERLNEIEARLNEINGLKRKYGSSIEEIAEYSAKIEEEIDAITNRDNHLHNLQKELSSLEKDLSIEADELSALRKKWAKKLTDSIHKELKHLYMEKTVFQVQFDEAANGFKKDGMDAVEFFISTNPGEPLKPIAKVASGGELSRMMLALKTIFSQHQGVTSIIFDEVDTGVSGRVAQAIAEKIHQVASHSQVLCISHLPQVAAMADTHLLIQKNIASGRTTTSVTPLDNDTKIKEIGRMISGVEITDLTKKHAQELLELAHSMKQT; encoded by the coding sequence TTGCTGCAAGAATTATCAATAAAAAACTTCGCAATTATAGATGAATTGACGGTTTCACTTGAAAAGGGACTTACGGTTCTCACAGGAGAAACAGGTGCAGGAAAGTCCATCATTATTGATGCTCTATACTTGCTTGCCGGAGGAAGGGGTTCCTCGGAGTTTGTTCGGCATGGCGAAAAGAAAGCTGAGCTCGAAGGATTGTTTATCTTAGAGGATCAAAAACATCCCTGTTATGTTAAAACAGCTGAATTAGGCATTGAAATAGAGGAAGGTATGGTTGTCCTTCAGCGGGATATTTCCAGTAATGGGAAAAGTGTGTGCCGAGTGAACGGAAAACTTGTCACGATTGGGATTCTTCGTGAAATCGGATCTTCGCTTGTAGATATTCACGGTCAGCATGAACATCAAGAGCTGATGGATGAATCTTCCCATATCAGGCTGTTGGATCAATTCGGAGAAAAAGAAATTGCAAGAGCGCTGAAAAATTATAAAGAGGTTTTTTCACGTTATGACCAGACAAAGAAGCGCATAACGCAATTGAGTGAAAATGAACAACAGATGGCTCATAGGCTTGACCTTATCCAATTTCAGTTTAATGAGATCCAAAAAGCCAATTTGAAAATCGGCGAAGACTTGGAACTAAGCGAGGAAAAAAAGAAATTGGGAAATTTCGAAAGATTGGCTGAATCGATGCAATCAGCCTATTCCGCTCTCCAAGGGGAGCAAAAGTCGTTGGATTGGGTCAGTTTGGTGATGGGTCATCTTGAAACTGCAGCTGAATTGGATAGTGAGCTCAATGGAGCTTTAGAAGCGGTTTCCAATAGCTTCTATGCACTCGAAGACGCAACGATGACAATACGAAATCATTTGGATATGCTTGAATTCAATCCTGAACGTTTAAATGAAATTGAAGCAAGGCTAAATGAAATCAACGGTCTGAAACGGAAGTACGGGTCTTCAATAGAAGAGATTGCAGAATACAGTGCAAAGATCGAAGAAGAAATTGATGCGATAACCAATCGCGATAACCATTTGCATAACCTGCAAAAAGAGCTTTCTTCTTTGGAAAAAGATCTATCCATTGAAGCAGATGAATTAAGTGCCTTGAGAAAAAAATGGGCGAAAAAGCTGACTGACAGCATCCATAAAGAATTAAAGCATCTTTACATGGAAAAAACCGTCTTCCAGGTTCAATTTGATGAAGCTGCGAACGGATTTAAGAAAGATGGAATGGATGCGGTTGAGTTCTTCATATCAACAAACCCCGGAGAACCGCTAAAACCAATTGCGAAAGTTGCTTCAGGTGGAGAGCTCTCGAGGATGATGCTTGCGCTTAAAACCATTTTCTCGCAGCATCAAGGCGTCACGTCGATTATATTTGATGAAGTGGACACAGGTGTAAGCGGCAGGGTCGCTCAGGCAATAGCTGAAAAAATTCACCAGGTTGCTTCACATTCACAGGTCTTATGCATTTCCCATCTCCCGCAGGTCGCTGCAATGGCGGATACTCATCTTCTTATCCAAAAAAACATTGCAAGCGGACGGACAACAACCTCTGTCACACCGCTTGATAATGACACTAAGATCAAGGAAATCGGTCGGATGATTTCCGGTGTAGAGATCACAGACCTTACAAAAAAACATGCTCAAGAACTATTAGAATTGGCACATTCCATGAAACAAACTTGA
- a CDS encoding TlyA family RNA methyltransferase, whose product MKAKKQRVDILLVERGLAETREKAKRAVMAGIVYSKEMRLDKPGEKVSEDIPLTVKGNILPYVSRGGLKLEKALKEFNVDVQGKIMIDIGSSTGGFTDCALQNGAKLSYALDVGYNQLAWKLRQDERVVVMERTNFRYVTPEDLQEGLPEFSSIDVSFISLKLILPVLKTLLVQDSDVVALIKPQFEAGREQVGKKGIVRDPKVHEEVLKKVLSFASEEGYILKNLSFSPITGGDGNIEFLAHINWGGDDSDAIEDMDQKIKEVVLEAHQQLKSKEK is encoded by the coding sequence ATGAAAGCAAAAAAACAGCGTGTAGATATACTTTTAGTTGAAAGAGGTTTAGCTGAAACGAGGGAAAAGGCAAAAAGGGCAGTAATGGCCGGGATTGTCTATTCCAAAGAAATGAGGCTGGACAAGCCAGGAGAAAAAGTGAGCGAAGATATCCCCCTTACTGTTAAGGGGAATATCCTCCCTTATGTCAGCCGCGGCGGTCTGAAGCTTGAAAAAGCATTGAAAGAGTTCAACGTGGATGTACAAGGAAAGATTATGATTGACATCGGTTCATCCACGGGAGGATTTACTGATTGTGCACTTCAAAATGGCGCTAAGCTGTCCTATGCATTGGATGTCGGCTATAATCAGCTTGCATGGAAATTAAGGCAGGATGAAAGAGTCGTCGTTATGGAAAGGACGAATTTTCGGTATGTAACGCCTGAAGATTTGCAGGAAGGCCTTCCTGAGTTTTCCTCGATTGATGTATCCTTTATTTCCTTAAAGTTGATCCTGCCAGTTTTGAAGACATTGCTTGTGCAGGACAGCGACGTCGTGGCGTTAATCAAACCCCAGTTTGAAGCCGGCAGGGAACAAGTGGGCAAAAAAGGCATAGTCAGGGATCCGAAAGTGCATGAAGAAGTATTGAAAAAGGTCCTTTCTTTTGCATCAGAAGAAGGATACATCCTAAAAAACCTTTCCTTCTCACCGATAACCGGCGGAGATGGCAATATTGAATTTTTAGCCCATATCAATTGGGGCGGGGATGACTCCGATGCCATCGAGGATATGGATCAAAAAATAAAAGAAGTGGTCTTGGAAGCTCACCAACAGCTGAAGTCCAAAGAAAAATAG